One Nematostella vectensis chromosome 10, jaNemVect1.1, whole genome shotgun sequence genomic window, tctaccctccccccgtttaaccgcactctaccctcccctcgTATAACAGCACTCTGCTCttcccccgtataaccgcactcttcCCTCTCCCCGTATAACCGtactctacccccccccccccgtataaccgcactctccCCCCCCGTATagccgcactctaccctcccctcgTATAActgcactctaccctccccccgaataaccacactctaccctcccccgtataaccgcactcttccctcccccgtataaccgaaCTTTTCCCTCACCCCctgtataaccgcactctaccctcccctcgTATAActgcactctaccctccccccgaataaccacactctaccctcccccgtataaccgcactctaccctcccccgtataaccgaaCGTTTCCCTCACCCCctgtataaccgcactctaccctcccctcgTATAActgcactctaccctccccccgaataaccacactctaccctcccccgtataaccgaaCTTTTCCCTCACCCCctgtataaccgcactctaccctcccccgtATAACTGCACTCTACacccccccgtataaccacactctaccctcccccgtataaccgcactctaccctcctccgtataaccgcactcttccctcccccgtataaccgcactcttcCCTCTCCCCGTATAACTGCACTCCCCCTGGAACTGGCAAAAGCGTTTACGTGATCTTCGCATTTCAGCTACattaattacaaaaaaataatgtcttttagctattattatttccTATGTTATTTGACCCTTCTTGAAAGATTGAATCTTTCTCCCTGATATTTGCAGTGGAGTACTGAACAATGCGATTTGTAGTGACAGCTCTCTTATACCGTGACCTTTTAGATATTAGTTGTGCAAGAATGCATCACTGTGTTTAGTTAAGTGGTCTGCATTTTTCTTGAACCGATAGGATCGGATCATTCCAGATCGGGAGAGTCGTTGAAACTAATAGGATGCATACGAGGGCTTTGTGCTGTGTTTTGGTGGTAATTTTCGCCACTTATGTCGCAGCTAAAACAGCCGAAGAGTGGAAGAATCGGATTATCTATCAACTTTTAACTGATCGCTTTGCCCAGTCTGGTGAGATGCCTGCTAAGAAATGCACAGATATGCGTGGATGGTGTAACGGCACGTTCAAAGGAATAGAGAAACACCTTGATTATATAACGGGTCTTGGAGCAAATGCTATTTGGATCTCACCCATTGTGCTCAACACAGACCGAGGGTTTCACGGCTACTGGGCGAAGAATATCTACGAGATCGAGCCGCACTTTGGAACCAAGCAAGACCTGAAGTCTCTAGTCAAAGCTTGTCATGATAGAGGGGTGTGGGTTATGGTCGATGTGGTAGCAAACCACATGGGATATCCCCCGGGAGTCGATTGGAGGACCCCCTGGAATTCCTCCTTACTTGACAACTTCTACGAGTACTTTTATCCGTTCAACAAGTCAGAATATTACCATGCTAATCACAAATATATTAAATGGCCAGAGGAGTGTCATAATCTCACTAAGATTCAAAAGTACTGGCTGGCTAATCTCGCGGACTTGGATCAAAGCCATCCTTTTGTTGAGAAGACCCTTCTTGATTGGATCAAGTGGCTGATAACGGAGTATGATTTCGATGGCTGCCGGGTGGACACTGTTATTCAAGTACCAAAGCCCTTCTGGACCAAGTTTCAGTCAGCAGGAGGAGTTTTTATGCTTGGGGAAGCAAACAACGGCCCACCACCATGTGGAACTATTAATTTCACTGCACCATTCCAGGGACCTCTTGATTCGGTTCTGGACTTTCCGATGTTTTGGACATTGAGATATATTTTCCAGGAAAAAACACAGAATTTTACCTCTCTTAGTAAGGCGCTAAAAGAATCTTCAAAAGCTTTCAAAGACAGGTGGGTAAAAGTAGACTAACTTCTGTTGACGACCATACCAAGAAATCATATTAAGGAGGAGTAGGTCTTTGTTTCTTACAACTTAGTAGATGGAGTATGTAGCTATTCACTCAGAGAACAGACGTTGCTAGATAAAAAATCTATCTTGAATATTGTAAACCACTAACAGTTTCACTGGATGAGTTTCAATAAATATCATCTTTTTCTTAGGTCCATTCTTGGTGGGTTTGTTGACAACCATGATCATGAGAGATTTCTACACAAGAACCCCAGCCAAACAAGTCTTCGCAATAACCTTGTATTTGTCCTGATGTCTCGATGGATTCCCCTTATCTACTACGGCACAGAGCAGGGATTCAATGGAGGAGGTGACCCAAACAATAGGGAGTCCCTCTGGCCCTTCATGGACAGAAAAAACTCACTCTATGTTTTCATCAAAGATCTAATAGCTTTTCGCAGTTCTTTGGGACAGCCATGGATCTCAAGCCCACAAATTGAGCAACATGTTGAGCCGGAAGTCTATGCATTCTCTAGGAGAAAAGTCCTTGTCATTGTGACCACTAGAGTGACAACGGCAAGCACAACCCTGCAGTCTCACCCCTTTAATGAGGGAGAAAAAGTTGTCAATATCCTAAACATGACACAAACTTTCCTTGTTGATGCTAAAGGAAGGCTTGAAGCTAAAATGGTCTCTGGAGAGCCACTTGTGTTGACTCTAAATGTCACGAGTTACAGCAGATTTTTTTGTCCATCCATAATTTTGATAGTCACTTGTTGGATGGTCTTACACATGATGTGAAGACAAAACTACacctaattaaaaaaaatgtcagcACAAACAGCAGTTCCAGCATTAAAGGTGCCAATGGCTAGTAACTATTTCCAAACACAAAGGTTATAAATAAACTTAAGCGATGGCCTTAAATGGACTATTGATATATTCTCCTGCATTTGGTTAAAAATGGTCAATCAACCactcttttgttttgtttatcattgaaaatacgattcatttgcaagaaaactttaaaaataacaatctacaaatgaagtctgatacccttttttgttgatatttaaataaaaatatcttggttgcttgcttgaataagccgatgcaaatggattctttgagtcaatcaacattgagcgggagcataaaatagtACCTTTTGGACTTAAAACTTAAATTTGCCAATCCTTATTTGCTGTATGtgatgacattttttttaaacatgtgCATCTGTTTTTAAAACGAATAAAAGCTATCAATCTGACAACGAGAACATGCACAAATTGGCTGTGAGTTCTTAAACTTACATCTTGAGACTTCACACAACCAAGCAGAAAGTTCATGGGTTTATAAGAGTGAGCCTCATTAATGAAGTTTCTTGAGTTTAACTAAGGTTATTATTCTAGtgtaaacatttttaaaacccTACTTTTAGCATGTACCACTTAGAAAAGAGAAATCATACTGTTCAAACCTGTAAATACTCAATTACAATAACAGTATCTTTGACAAGAAAGACACCTGGCACCACACATTGCTACTTAGTAAAACAAGATATTAACAAAAGGTTTAAAAAGCTTTCAGTATGGTCAGTAGCCATTTTTCCCATTAAATAGACATAATTTAACACAATTTTATGTTCTGAATTGTTATactaaaaataaatgtaattaaACGAAAGCTAGTCCCATGTGTAGGCACTAATTGATATGTTTGTActtaaaatgcaataaaacaaacTTTCAGTTCAATGTCAttactttctttttacaataataacaacaatgtTGCCAAATCTGCCAGAAGTCTTGGTACCATGAAACGTTATGTTGTTGTTACTCATATTTAATGGATTATAAAGAGACAAACATCTCCGTTAAAAAGCCATTGACTGAGCTTGGTGGGGATATAAACGTCTGCAGCAGCTTCTGCTGGTTAAATTCAgtaatcatcatcgtcatcatcatcatcgctgtCTTGTTGACGTCCTCTTATGGACTTCTTTAGTATAGTAGCACCTGATGCTTTGGGCTTATCAGGTGGCTGGCTGAGATCACCACCATAATTAATAGCTTGAGAATGGGCAATCCGCCATTCCAACATCTCGGTAGAAAAGTCATCGTGTCCGCCCAATTCATCAAATCCAACAATACGATCAACAAACTTGCCATCTTTAACAAGTAATATTGCCGGCAGCATCTTAATACTCAACCTTTCACATAGAAACTTGCATTTACTCACGTCAATTTTCACGAATTTCGTCTCCATATGCTTCGGAGCGAGTAATGCTAGATGCTTATCCACGATTTTGCAACGCAATGTTTCGTCCCTGTAAAAGTGAACGACAAGTCTAGGGCTGTCTTTCGTCATCGGGAAAAAATCAGGCTCGCTTGGAATTTCGCTGTATGTTCCGTGTCCTTTGTGGACCCATTCTTGTTTCTGTTGCtgcatttttttcatctgCTGCATGCGTTTTTCTCGCAATTCTTCAAGCTCGTCCCCCGTCATTTTTTCCAAACGGTTAAGTTCGGCATCAACTTGTTCTTCGACCATTTGTGTCGCCTGTAAAACGGTTCTTCCGATGGCGTCCTCCataatgataaataaaacTCTTCTTTGTCGTTAACTTTAAAGTTACTTCTCTTTGTAGGCTTCCTCCAAGGTTTTTGAACGGGCTCTTTTACACTGTATGATTCCTTTAGAAATGGCGGGTGAGTTTGAAAGACAGTTGTTACCAGGCGACCTTCGCATAAATATTCATGAGGGAGACTAAGCCCTAGGGAATAGCCCTATCTCGCATGGCATTATGGGGGCACAGGGATACCGTGTTCCGAGTTGATTCAAAATGGCAGACACGTAAATTTATGTTCAAATCTATCTAACAATTTTTCCTAGCCATGATCGCTGAATTGATAATATGATTCATTTTTTCAAAGTCTAGTGTACTCAAAATTGCGGTGTTTGAAccaaatttgttttgtttgcaagtTTGTAGTGTGAAGAAGAGTGAAAGTTTAAGATGTCTGCTGAAGAATTCATACAATCACATGTGCCAGACAGTGGAAATGAAAGCGGAAACAAAGACCAACCTAATCCAACTAAGGAAATTACAAAAGACTTTAAAGAAACGAAGAAAGAGGAAGACAAAAATGTGGTTCCAACTAAAGGATTTGCTGATCTTGCTTCTCTATCCAAGAACCAACGAAAGAAACTCTTGAAACGTCAAAAAtatttagaagaaaaaaaagatagaaagctgaagaagaaggaaaaacaaaaagaaaagaaactaaagAGACAACTTGAAGGTGGAGACACAGATCCTCAAGGACCAATAAAGAAGTTCAAAAGCATGGACAGCGAGGACGCATTACCCATAAGGATAGTTATTGATCTAAACTTTGACGATCTAATGTCTGATCGAGATATGCTGAAACTGATGAAACAAGTACAGAGATGCTATGCTGTAAACAGGCGTGCAGGTTAGGGGGGAATTCTCAATTTACTGGTTTTAGGGGAAAGCCCGGGCAATTTTCTCACATCAAAGACAATACTCCCCCCTTGAAAGTGTCTAAATATGTTTAAGATTGTTTAAGAATTGAATCATGCCATGCAAATTGTATGTTTAGTTTAATATCCATTTAAAATTTACA contains:
- the LOC5509441 gene encoding acid alpha-amylase produces the protein MHTRALCCVLVVIFATYVAAKTAEEWKNRIIYQLLTDRFAQSGEMPAKKCTDMRGWCNGTFKGIEKHLDYITGLGANAIWISPIVLNTDRGFHGYWAKNIYEIEPHFGTKQDLKSLVKACHDRGVWVMVDVVANHMGYPPGVDWRTPWNSSLLDNFYEYFYPFNKSEYYHANHKYIKWPEECHNLTKIQKYWLANLADLDQSHPFVEKTLLDWIKWLITEYDFDGCRVDTVIQVPKPFWTKFQSAGGVFMLGEANNGPPPCGTINFTAPFQGPLDSVLDFPMFWTLRYIFQEKTQNFTSLSKALKESSKAFKDRSILGGFVDNHDHERFLHKNPSQTSLRNNLVFVLMSRWIPLIYYGTEQGFNGGGDPNNRESLWPFMDRKNSLYVFIKDLIAFRSSLGQPWISSPQIEQHVEPEVYAFSRRKVLVIVTTRVTTASTTLQSHPFNEGEKVVNILNMTQTFLVDAKGRLEAKMVSGEPLVLTLNVTSYSRFFCPSIILIVTCWMVLHMM
- the LOC5509440 gene encoding thioredoxin domain-containing protein 9 is translated as MEDAIGRTVLQATQMVEEQVDAELNRLEKMTGDELEELREKRMQQMKKMQQQKQEWVHKGHGTYSEIPSEPDFFPMTKDSPRLVVHFYRDETLRCKIVDKHLALLAPKHMETKFVKIDVSKCKFLCERLSIKMLPAILLVKDGKFVDRIVGFDELGGHDDFSTEMLEWRIAHSQAINYGGDLSQPPDKPKASGATILKKSIRGRQQDSDDDDDDDDY